A single Cyclopterus lumpus isolate fCycLum1 chromosome 1, fCycLum1.pri, whole genome shotgun sequence DNA region contains:
- the anapc11 gene encoding anaphase-promoting complex subunit 11, translated as MKVKIRQWNGVASWLWVANDENCGICRMPFNGCCPDCKVPGDDCPLVWGQCSHCFHMHCILKWLNSQQVQQQCPMCRQEWKFKE; from the exons ATGAAGGTAAAGATCCGACAGTGGAACGGAGTGGCCTCTTGGTTGTGGGTGGCGAATGATGAAAACTGTGGCATCTGCAGGATGCCTTTCAATGGCTGCTGCCCAGACT GTAAAGTGCCGGGGGATGACTGCCCGCTGGTCTGGGGTCAGTGCTCCCACTGTTTCCACATGCATTGCATCTTGAAATGGCTGAACTCgcagcaggtccagcagcagTGCCCCATGTGCCGACAGGAGTGGAAGTTCAAAGAATGA
- the LOC117741699 gene encoding THO complex subunit 4-A-like: MSDKMSMSLDDIIKLNKKGGGGRGARSSGGQGGSSGRAGGSSRPVRSRQNNFSRERNNRSTPYTRPRELPDKWQHDMFEEHTGGHRQSAAVERSVESNGKLLVSNLEFGVSDLDIKELFAEFGTLQKASVHYDRSGRSKGTADVHFETKAEALKAMKHYNGVPLDGRPMKIQQVTSEIDDDSRQSTQSSNRGFDRSRLGQPKFERNDRSDRGERGDRRQGGGGGGFRGRGRGGGNRPQLSAEELDAQLDAYNAKMDTS; this comes from the exons ATGTCTGACAAAATGAGTATGTCTCTGGACGACATCATCAAGCTCAACAAGAAAGGGGGAGGCGGCCGCGGAGCACGCTCGTCCGGCGGGCAGGGTGGAAGTTCAGGTCGGGCCGGTGGCTCGTCGAGGCCGGTACGGAGTCGACAGAATAACTTCAGCCGCGAGAGAAACAACAGATCGACGCCGTACACCCGg CCCAGAGAGTTGCCAGACAAATGGCAGCATGACATGTTTGAGGAGCATACTGGTGGGCACAGACAAAGTGCTGCAGTGGAAAGAAGTGTGGAAAGTAATGGCAAGCTGCTGGTTTCCAATCTGGAATTTGGTGTCTCTGACTTGGATATTAAG GAATTGTTTGCGGAGTTTGGGACATTACAGAAAGCATCCGTGCACTACGACCGGTCTGGTCGCAGTAAAGGAACTGCAGATGTCCACTTTGAAACCAAGGCAGAAGCACTCAAAGCCATGAAGCACTATAACGGTGTCCCACTTGATG GCCGCCCCATGAAAATCCAGCAAGTGACTTCAGAGATCGATGATGATAGTAGACAGTCTACACAAAG TTCAAACAGGGGGTTTGACCGCAGCAGACTTGGACAGCCCAAGTTTGAAAGGAATGATCGCAGTGATAGGGGGGAAAGGGGTGATAGGAGgcaaggtggtggtggtggaggctTCAGAGGTCGTGGACGAGGAGGTGGAAACAGACCCCAACTTTCAGCAGAGGAGCTGGATGCCCAGTTGGATGCTTACAATGCCAAG ATGGACACCAGTTAA